A window of Desulfuromonas soudanensis genomic DNA:
CCGTCCGGAATATATTTCGTTGAAACAGGAAGGGCGGCCCGATCGGCCGCCCTTCCTGTTTTCCCTGAATGAAATTTTTCCGTTGCCGGTCCCACCTCTGCGCTTACAACAGGATGATCAACGCCACGCCGCCGGCAAAGACGGTGAGGTTGCAGACGGCCGAGACGGCATGCAGGCGGGAGAACTCCTGCCGCAGGGGGTCGTCCTTGGGGGTTGTTTCAAAAGAGACGATCTGCTCCTTGAGGGCGGCCGCCTTCGGCTCGATGACAAGGGCCTGAAAGGAGGTGGCCGCCAGCATCAGGACGAGGAGCACGAGGGCCGGGATGAAGTGCCGGCCGCGCTGCAGCAGCAGGCAGACCAGGGCAACGGCGCCGCAGGCGAGTCCGTAGCGAAAGTAGCCGGGGAAGAGGACGCCGACGATCCTGCCGGCCAG
This region includes:
- a CDS encoding DUF4149 domain-containing protein codes for the protein MSFIPVLYRLALSFWVGGVALFTFVLTPILFKTEARDLAGRIVGVLFPGYFRYGLACGAVALVCLLLQRGRHFIPALVLLVLMLAATSFQALVIEPKAAALKEQIVSFETTPKDDPLRQEFSRLHAVSAVCNLTVFAGGVALIILL